Within Gemmatimonadales bacterium, the genomic segment CATGAACCTCACAGCCGTACTCGCAAACATCCGCGCCGCCGGTGGCACCTGGCACCGCTTGCCCGGTCTCACCGAGTACCTCCTGGAGTGCTGCATCTTCTCGGAGGAGAGCCACCGTGCCTACGACTCGGCCGGCGAATTCTTCACGATCGGCGACGCGCCTTACGGCGGCCGCGATCTGATCACGCACGCCACCGGCGCCTACTCCGCGCGCGTGGCGGGCGAGGACTACCTCGTAGCCGGCTCCGTCGTCCCCACGCCCCGCGCGCGCCCCCGCACGTGGGATCTGGTGCACTGCGTCGTCATGCTCGGCCGAACGGGCGAGAGTCTTCGCACGCTCTGCCGCACACTGGGATCGATCCGCGAACCCCAACGCCTCCAGTGCTGGGGCGGCGCGCCCCGCAGCCTCAAGCCGCCCCGTGTGGAGGAGGCCGACGTGATCCTCGCGCCCGAGCTCAAGCGCGACCTCCTCGGCTGGCTCGATCGCTTCTGGAGCCTGCGCCGCCGCGCCGCCGCGCTCGAACTCTCGCCGCATCGCGGCCTCCTGCTCGCCGGGCCGCCCGGCACCGGCAAGACCCAGCTCGTCCGGCACCTGCTCACCCGCTACCCGGACGCCGAGGCGCACCTCTTCATGCCGGTGCGACGCCTCGAGTCGGAAAACGAATTCAGCTCGATGCTCACGAGCGCCGCCGGGGCCCGCGAGGGAGCGATGATCGTGATCGAGGACGTCGATCAGATCCTGACCTCGGGCGGCATGTCGCGCGAATATCTACTCAATTGTCTCGATGGGATGTTCCAGCTCCCGGTGCCCGCGCTCTGGGTGGCGACCTCGAACGACCCGCGCGCGCTCGACCAGGCCCTGCTCGACCGCCCGGGCCGCTTCGACCGTGTCGTGGTGGTTCCGGTGCCGGCCCGGCGAACGGGCGGCACTCGTGCGCCGCTTTCTCCGATCGCCCTCGGAGTCGGAGCTTCCGCCCGCCGTGCTCGAGGACGTGGTAGCCCAGAGCGAGGGCGTGGCCGGCGCGCACCTCAAGGCGATCTGCTCGGCCGCTCTGCTCAGGACGCTCGATGACGACCGCATGGACCTCGCGTCCGCATTGTGCGCCGAGTTCTCCGCCATGCGCCGCCAGCAGGGTGACGCTCGCGCCCTCGGCCGCGAACTCGTACTCGGCCGGTCCGTGGGCTTCCATCGCTGAGCGCCGCGGCGCCGCTCTTCGACTTCTGGTTCTTGCTCGTGGCCGCGATCTGGTTATTCCTTCTTGGCCTCGCCCGCATCGTGACCGGAACAGCGTTCTGGCCGCTGTAGCCAGACGGTAGCCAGGGATCTTCTATCGCGGAGATCACCCATGCCCCGCCGCCCCAAGTATCAGCTGGACCGCATCCTCGTCGAGCCCGCCGACAGTCGCCCTGCCACCTGGACCTTCGGCGGCGAAAGCCAGCGCGGCACTGAGCAATCCTTCCACGTCACCGACACCAACTTCCCCTCCCGCAACGCGTGGGAGTTCATCGTCCGCATCCCCCAGAAACCGGCCGACCGCGTCGAGGTCCGCCCCCGCACGGCGCCGAGCGTTGCCGCCTGGGCCGAGCTGCCCGACCGCTCGCTCACCTTCATGCGCGCCACCCGCGGCGAAGCCCGCGGCCGCCGCTACTGCCAGGTCGCCCTCGCCGACGCCTCCGGCGAGCGCAGCCGCGCCATCGTCCGCACCGACCAGCGCGGCGCGCTCCCGCCCTGGTTCGACGCGCTCCGCGGTCGCATGCGCATCAAGGAAAACGTGAAGCCCACCAAGGGCACCGACGCGCGCACGCTCGTGCTCCTCGTCGCCGAAGGCGACTACGCCGCCATGATCCGGCTCTTCTTTGCGCTCAAGGTGTGGGTGCTGAAGGAAGGATTCGAGATGCCGGCCTGACCGGCGCGGCGCTCACTCCAGATTCATCCGCCTGAGCAACGCCTTGAACCTCGGGTGCCCCCGGAGGCTCCTGAACAGAAACGACCCCTTCACCCCGTACACGCTCCCCGCCCGCTCTTCGTACGATTGTTCCAGCAGGTCCATCGCCCGGTCGTCCTCGCCGAGCCCCGTGTACACGTATGCCAGATGATATGGCGGCACGTGGCTCCGCCGCGACAACTCATCCAACTGCCGCAACACCTCGTACGCATCGTCCCGCCGCCCCGCGAGCGCGTACGCCTGGCCGAGCTGCCCCAGAAAGAGGCTGTTGCCCGGCGTCAGCGCCACCGCGCGCTCCACCTCGGCCACTCCCTCGTCCATCCTTCCCATGAGCACGTACGCCCACCCGAGCGTCGAGCGTGCGCGCGTATGGTCCGGCTCGAAGTCGACGGCGCGCAACGCCTCCGCCATCGCCTCCTCGTACCGTCCCGCGCGCAATAGCTCGGTCGCCACGTCCGACCGGTGCATCAGCGGGTCCAGCTCGTGCGCGCGCCGCGCCAGAGCCACCGCCTCGTCGTGCCGGCCGAGGGCGGAACAGAGCCATGCGTAGTGGTCGTACGCGTCCGCCGAGCCCGGGTTCAACTCGATGGCGATCTTGAACTCCCGCTCGGAGCCGGCCCAGTCGAAGTCGTGCACGCACTTGAGCAGCCCGAGCACCGCGTGCGCCTCGCCCAGATCGGGATCGAGCGCGAGCGCGCGGGTGACCGCCGCTATCGCCTCCGCGTACACCGCCTCCGAGCTGAGCGGGCTCCAGCCCTGGCCCGCGGAGTACTCGGCGTACGCGAACGCCATCGCGGTGTGCGCGAGCGCGTACCCCGGATCCGCCGCGATCGCCTGGCGGAAGTACTCGACCCCCTTACGGAATCCCTCCTCCGTGTAGCGGTCGTACCAGTGCCGCCCCTGGAGGTAGAGCTGCCACGCGCTGAGGTTGCGGGTGGGCTCCTGCGCGATCCGCGCATGCTCGCCGGACGTAAGCTCGGCCTTGAGCGCCGTGGCGATCTGCACCGCCACATCCGCCTGGATCGCGAAGATGTCCGTGATCTGCCGGTCGTACGTCTCGGCCCAGACGTGCTGGTCCGCTTCGGTGTCGATGAGCTGTGCCACGATCCGCACCCGGTCGCCCACGCGGCGCACGCTGCCCTCGAGCACCGTCGCCACGTGCAGCGCGGCGCCGATCTCCCGGAGTCCCTGCTCCCGCTTCTTGAAAGGCATCACCGAGGTGCGCGAGATCACCTTGAGCGAGCGGACCTTCGAGAGTTGCGCGATCACGTCCTCGGTGATCCCGTCGGTAAAGAACTCGTTCTCCGGATCGGCGCTGAGGTTAATGAATGGAAGCACCGCGACCGACGGCGCCCGCGGCTCCACGGTGGCGGGGGCCGCGAGCGCGTCCGCGAACGCGCGGGCCGAGGAGAAGCGGTCGGCCGGCACCCGCGCGAGCGCCTTCGCGAGCGCCCGGTCCACGCCGGCCGGCACGGCGCCGCGCAGCCGGCGCACGCTCGGCGCGGCGTCGATGAATCGCTTGGTCATCACCGCCTGCACCGTGGGACCGGTAAACGGCGGCTCGCCCGCGAGCATCTCGTAGAGCACGCAGCCCAGGCTGTACACGTCGCTCCGGGCATCGATCGCGCTGTCGCCCGCGGCCTGCTCCGGGCTCATGTACGCCGGCGTGCCGATCACCTGGCCCGTGCCGGTGAGCGCGGGGCTGGAGTCGGCGGCGGTCTCGAGCCCGCGCGCGATGCCGAAGTCGGCCACCAGCGTGTTGCCGTCTCTCGTGAGCAGCAGGTTTTCCGGCTTGATGTCGCGGTGGACCACGCCATGCCCGTGCGCGTACTCCAGCGCCTGGGCCGCGTCGCGCGCGATCCGGAGTGCGGTGTCCACCGGCAGCGCGCCTTCGCGCTTGAGCCGGCTTCGGAGCGTCTCCCCATCGACGTACGGCATGACGAACCAGAGCTCGCCCGCGGTCTGGCCCGAGTCGTGGACCGTGAGGATGTGCGGGTGCTGGAGCCGCGCCGCCGTCGTGATCTCCCGCTGGAAGCGCTCGGCCGCTGCGGTCGACCCGAACTCGGCGCGGAGCACCTTGAGGGCGACCGGCCGCTCGTGCCGCACGTCCCGCGCGAGGTAAACCACCGCCATTCCGCCGCGGCCGATCTCGCGCTCCAGGACGTAGCGGTCGCGGAGCGCGGCGGCGAGTTGGGTCGGGACCTGGGGCACGGTGCCAGTCTGGGGCGCGGCCATGTGGGTCAATCTGGCGAGGTCGACGGGATGCCGCCATGGTATCACGCGTTCGGCGGCTGCTCCGCCTGCGGCTCCGCGAACTCGAGCAGGTTTCCATCCGGATCGCGCACCAGCACGTCGCGCTCGCCCCACCAGCGCGTGGTCGGCCCTTCGATCGCGAGGCCGAGGCGTTGCAGCTCGGCCGCGGCGGCATCGAGATCTGGCACCTCCAGCTCCACATGGAACGGCCGCTTCGTATCTGCGAGAAGCCCCAGTCTCCCCTGACCGAACCGCAGCAACGCGAACTGACCGGGCATGTGGAACAGCATCGCAGCGCCCGGTAACTGGCGATAGAAGTCGAGTGAGCGGTCCACGTCGGCGACGTGGAGGGTGAGCCCGGCGAGTGCCACGGGTGGCGTCACGGCGATCTCCTTTGGGGGATGGTGGAGAACATACCGCCGGGCCGGCCGCGCGAAAGCGCGGGAGAGATGCGACGGCCCGGATCGCACGGATGAGCGCCGCTCGCGCATTACGCGCCTGGCGCAACCGTCTCGCAGCCAGCCACCCCGCAAACCCACGGCATTCTCCCGGGACGCTTCGCCGTCGCGTGAGCCTGGGGCATGGCGCTGCAACGGGTTACGTCGCCAACTCGGGACCCCCTCCACGCAATGGCCGATTGGCACGCGGAATGCCTGTGCGCGTCGGCACTTACGCAAGCGTTAGGCGCCTCGATTGCGCCGCCCGACCAACCCTTCTGCCGATGGAGCTACCCGTGATCGACATCTCGAGTGCCGTGGGCGGGTCGCGCCTGCGGGCCGCCGCCCTCACCCTGGGCGTCGTGCCGATGCTGGTGCTGGCCGCGTGCAGCAGTAGTCCCACGGGTCCCTCAAATAATTCCACCTCGTTCGACGGCGTGATTGCGAGCCCGACCCTCACTGGCGCCCTGAGCTTCAGCGTCGCCAGCACCACGCTGGACGTGGTGCGGGTGCAGGGCACCGCCGCGGCCCCAACTGTGACCCGGCCGGTCTTTGCCGCTGCGTCGACCGAGGTGACGGTGACCGGCACGCTCAAACTCGACGGCGGCGCGACCGTCCAGCTCACGGGTACCTACGACACCTCGAGCCACGCACTTTCGCTCTCCGGTGGCGGCTACACCTTTACCGGCACGTTCGCGAACGGACGCATCGACGGGACGTTCACGTCGCCCACCGACAGTGGCTCGTTCTCGGCCGAGTCCTCCGCCAGCGCGACGATTCGCAACTATTGCGGCACGTTTAGCGGCAACACTGACCAGGGGCACTTCAACATTACCGTGAACCTGACCGACGGTACGCTCTGGGGCGCGTGGGCCTCGGGGACCGATGGTAAGTCGGGCGGGCTCTCGGGAACTAACTCCGGCAGTAACGTGACAATCAACGTGCTGGAGAACGGCGCGTCGGTCGGGACCGTGGTGACCGGCACCATCACGGCGACCAGCATCAGCGGCACCTACGGCGGGTCCGGAGGCGACTCCGGCACGGTGACCGGCGGCGTTTGCTCGTAGGCACCACGACCGCGGGCGCCGTGTGCGCTCGCCGATCGGAAAGGCAGAACGGCGACCGCCGCCTCCGGGCGGCGGTTTGCTTGGCGGCATGGGATCGCGCGCTCAGCCGCGTTGCCCGATCGCGCCGGCTCGGCGCAAGGAAAATCCCCGCAACCATTCCCTCCGGCGGGGTGTCAGACTGGAGCCGGCACGCAAGGAACTCCAGTGATTATTGGCCTCGCATGCATCGTCCTGCTGGGTGGTGGCCCGGCGGGCCCGGCGCCCTCCACGGACATGGCGGCGCGCCTCATCGGCTTGTGGGGAAGCGAGCAGGTGCTGGGCCCGCGCGTGCACGGCACGCTCATCATACGCCGGACCGGCTGGGGGTGGACTGCGGAGATCGCCGGCCGGAAAACCGCCGTTCGCATCGCCGGCGACAGCGTAACGTTGAGCCTGCCCGGCGGCGAGGGCGAGTTGCGCGCGACGCTCTCGCCGGATCGCCGGCGCATCGCCGGACAGTGGATCCAGCCGGTGCCGTCGGGAAACATCCTCAGGTACACGAGCTTCGTGAGTCTCACGGCTGCCCCGGCGAGCGGCGGGCCCGCGCGCGAATGGCGCGGCGTCGTGCAGCCGCTCGAGGATCGCCTGTCGCTCTATCTGCTCGTGGACCGCCAGCCGGACAGCTCGCTCACCGCACTCCTCAGGAATCCGGACGGCAAGCAGCGCGACGCGCAATTGCGCGTCGCGCTGGACGACGCGCAGCTCCGCCTCACCGATTTGCGCGATTCGACCCGCCAGCTCGAGGGCGCGTACGACAGCCGCGCGGACGTGGTCACCCTTCATCTTGCCGACCTGGGCACCGCCGCCGTCCTCACCCGCCGCGACCGCACGCACGCCGCCGGCTTCTACCCGCACCCGCCGGCGCCCGCCCGCTACACCTACCGTCGTCCGGCCGACGATGGAGACGGCTGGCCCGTTGCCATCGCCGCGGACGCCGGCATGGACGCCGCGCCGCTCGCCGCGCTGGTGCAGCGCCTCTGGGACGTCGATCCCGCCGCGCGCGACGCCCCGCTGGTGCACAGCGTGCTGGTCGCGCGGCATGGCAAGCTCGTGCTCGAAGAGTACTTCTTCGGCTTCGACCGCGAGCGTCCCCACGACCTGCGCTCCGCCTCCAAGACCTTCGCCTCGGTGCTGCTCGGCGCCGCGATGGAGCACGGCGCACGGGTGAGCCCCGAGGACCGCGTGTACGCCCTCATGCCGGAGTACGCCGCCACCGCCGACGCCGATCCGCGCAAGCGCGACATGACCGTCGAGCACCTGATGACCATGACGTCCGGGCTCCCTTGCGACGAGAACGGCGACCAGACGTTGCCGGGCAACGAGGACGCCATGCAGTCCGACACCACGCAGCTCGACTGGTACCGCTATATGCTCGACCTTCCGCTGGCGCACGCGCCGGGAACGTTTGTCGGGTACTGCTCCGGCGGCGTCAACCTCGTGGGCGGCATTGTGCGGCGTGTCACCGGCACCTGGCTGCCAGCGCTCTTCCAACGTGACATCGCCGAGCCGCTCGGCTTCCGCGACTACCACCTGGACCTGACGCCGACCGGGGAGTTCTATCTGGGAGGCGGCGCCTATTTGCGTCCCCGCGATCTGCTCAAGCTGGGCCAGGTCTATCTCGATGGCGGCGCCTGGCGCGGCCGCCGCATCGTGAGCCGCGCCTGGGTGGAGCGGTCGACCACCTGCCAGGTGTACGTCGCGTCCAGGTGTGCCGACGGCTACGACTGGCATCTGAACGAGATTCGCGCAGGCGACCGCGTCTATCGCGAGTACGAGGCGAACGGAAATGGGGGTCAGTTTCTCATCGTGCTGCCGGAGCTCGACCTGGCCGTCGTCTTCACCGCGGGGAACTACCGCCGGTACGGAATCTGGCGGACGTTCCGCGACGAGCTCGTCCCGCTGTACATCATCGCGGCCGTGAAGCCCTCTGCGGCGCGGTAGGCCGCGCGCCGGCCGTTGCCCTTCCGGTCACTTCCTGACGAGATAATGCCGGACCCGAGTCATCGCGTGTGAGCCCCGCCACACCCGCGCCGCGTCCGCCGTCCCATACTCCCGCAATAACGCCCAC encodes:
- a CDS encoding ATP-binding protein, translated to MSASAALPLSLLPAALYDALRAAGRAVGLELGEEVFVRPMNLTAVLANIRAAGGTWHRLPGLTEYLLECCIFSEESHRAYDSAGEFFTIGDAPYGGRDLITHATGAYSARVAGEDYLVAGSVVPTPRARPRTWDLVHCVVMLGRTGESLRTLCRTLGSIREPQRLQCWGGAPRSLKPPRVEEADVILAPELKRDLLGWLDRFWSLRRRAAALELSPHRGLLLAGPPGTGKTQLVRHLLTRYPDAEAHLFMPVRRLESENEFSSMLTSAAGAREGAMIVIEDVDQILTSGGMSREYLLNCLDGMFQLPVPALWVATSNDPRALDQALLDRPGRFDRVVVVPVPARRTGGTRAPLSPIALGVGASARRARGRGSPERGRGRRAPQGDLLGRSAQDAR
- a CDS encoding protein kinase, which codes for MPQVPTQLAAALRDRYVLEREIGRGGMAVVYLARDVRHERPVALKVLRAEFGSTAAAERFQREITTAARLQHPHILTVHDSGQTAGELWFVMPYVDGETLRSRLKREGALPVDTALRIARDAAQALEYAHGHGVVHRDIKPENLLLTRDGNTLVADFGIARGLETAADSSPALTGTGQVIGTPAYMSPEQAAGDSAIDARSDVYSLGCVLYEMLAGEPPFTGPTVQAVMTKRFIDAAPSVRRLRGAVPAGVDRALAKALARVPADRFSSARAFADALAAPATVEPRAPSVAVLPFINLSADPENEFFTDGITEDVIAQLSKVRSLKVISRTSVMPFKKREQGLREIGAALHVATVLEGSVRRVGDRVRIVAQLIDTEADQHVWAETYDRQITDIFAIQADVAVQIATALKAELTSGEHARIAQEPTRNLSAWQLYLQGRHWYDRYTEEGFRKGVEYFRQAIAADPGYALAHTAMAFAYAEYSAGQGWSPLSSEAVYAEAIAAVTRALALDPDLGEAHAVLGLLKCVHDFDWAGSEREFKIAIELNPGSADAYDHYAWLCSALGRHDEAVALARRAHELDPLMHRSDVATELLRAGRYEEAMAEALRAVDFEPDHTRARSTLGWAYVLMGRMDEGVAEVERAVALTPGNSLFLGQLGQAYALAGRRDDAYEVLRQLDELSRRSHVPPYHLAYVYTGLGEDDRAMDLLEQSYEERAGSVYGVKGSFLFRSLRGHPRFKALLRRMNLE
- a CDS encoding VOC family protein, giving the protein MTPPVALAGLTLHVADVDRSLDFYRQLPGAAMLFHMPGQFALLRFGQGRLGLLADTKRPFHVELEVPDLDAAAAELQRLGLAIEGPTTRWWGERDVLVRDPDGNLLEFAEPQAEQPPNA
- a CDS encoding serine hydrolase, encoding MAARLIGLWGSEQVLGPRVHGTLIIRRTGWGWTAEIAGRKTAVRIAGDSVTLSLPGGEGELRATLSPDRRRIAGQWIQPVPSGNILRYTSFVSLTAAPASGGPAREWRGVVQPLEDRLSLYLLVDRQPDSSLTALLRNPDGKQRDAQLRVALDDAQLRLTDLRDSTRQLEGAYDSRADVVTLHLADLGTAAVLTRRDRTHAAGFYPHPPAPARYTYRRPADDGDGWPVAIAADAGMDAAPLAALVQRLWDVDPAARDAPLVHSVLVARHGKLVLEEYFFGFDRERPHDLRSASKTFASVLLGAAMEHGARVSPEDRVYALMPEYAATADADPRKRDMTVEHLMTMTSGLPCDENGDQTLPGNEDAMQSDTTQLDWYRYMLDLPLAHAPGTFVGYCSGGVNLVGGIVRRVTGTWLPALFQRDIAEPLGFRDYHLDLTPTGEFYLGGGAYLRPRDLLKLGQVYLDGGAWRGRRIVSRAWVERSTTCQVYVASRCADGYDWHLNEIRAGDRVYREYEANGNGGQFLIVLPELDLAVVFTAGNYRRYGIWRTFRDELVPLYIIAAVKPSAAR